A single genomic interval of Paracoccus contaminans harbors:
- a CDS encoding glutathione S-transferase family protein, translating into MNTHSTPRLYHVALSPFCRKVRLVLGEKRIEVELVEERWWEPGSEIMRRNPAGKIPVLRMDGRLLSESQAIVEYLDETIPSPPLMPGTPAERHEVRRLCAWFDDKFNDEVTRPILSERVWKKMMKAGYPDSKLVKSGLRAIKDHIDYLTSLLETRKWLAGNMLTLADFTAAAHLSCLDYISDVDWDRSPTLRDWYATVKSRPAFRSVLADQVSGLSPAPHYAQLDF; encoded by the coding sequence ATGAATACCCATTCCACGCCGCGGCTGTATCATGTCGCCCTGTCCCCGTTTTGCCGCAAGGTCCGGCTGGTGCTGGGCGAGAAGCGGATCGAGGTCGAGCTGGTCGAGGAACGCTGGTGGGAGCCGGGGTCCGAGATCATGCGCCGCAACCCTGCCGGCAAGATCCCGGTCCTGCGGATGGATGGGCGGCTGCTGTCGGAAAGCCAGGCGATCGTGGAATATCTGGACGAGACGATCCCCTCGCCCCCGCTGATGCCGGGCACGCCGGCCGAGCGCCACGAGGTCCGCCGCCTCTGCGCCTGGTTCGACGACAAGTTCAACGACGAGGTGACGCGGCCGATCCTGTCGGAGCGGGTGTGGAAGAAGATGATGAAGGCCGGCTATCCCGACAGCAAGCTGGTCAAGTCCGGCCTGCGGGCGATCAAGGATCATATCGACTATCTGACATCGCTGCTGGAAACGCGCAAATGGCTGGCTGGCAACATGTTGACGCTGGCCGATTTCACCGCGGCGGCGCATCTGTCCTGCCTCGACTACATCTCGGACGTTGACTGGGACCGCTCGCCGACGCTGCGCGACTGGTATGCGACGGTCAAATCGCGCCCTGCCTTCCGCAGCGTGCTGGCCGACCAGGTGTCGGGGCTGTCGCCCGCCCCCCATTATGCGCAGCTCGACTTCTAG
- a CDS encoding transglycosylase domain-containing protein — protein MPQPSALGAPALPDPPAAARRRSPARHMWRLARWAVLRLFWIMLALVMLFGWLVNPPTTWTIATQAGAPHPWTRADDIAPVMLRSVVAAEDANFCAHWGFDMAEIRRVIMRGERRGASTLTQQTAKNVFLWQGRSWGRKLMETLYTPMIETLWTKRRILEVYLNVAEFGPGIFGIRAGAAHHFGLAPDRLSAAQAAALASVLPAPKQRLARPGSARARAIADGAETIRRDGRSACFEGTGH, from the coding sequence ATGCCGCAGCCTTCCGCCCTTGGCGCCCCTGCCCTGCCGGACCCGCCTGCCGCGGCAAGGCGCCGTTCGCCTGCAAGGCATATGTGGCGGCTGGCCCGCTGGGCGGTGCTGCGGCTGTTCTGGATCATGCTGGCGCTGGTCATGCTGTTCGGCTGGCTGGTCAATCCGCCCACGACCTGGACGATCGCCACCCAGGCGGGGGCGCCGCATCCGTGGACCCGCGCCGATGACATCGCGCCGGTGATGCTGCGTTCGGTCGTCGCGGCCGAGGATGCCAATTTCTGCGCCCATTGGGGTTTCGACATGGCCGAGATCCGCCGCGTCATCATGCGCGGGGAACGGCGCGGCGCATCGACCCTGACCCAGCAGACTGCCAAGAACGTCTTCCTGTGGCAGGGGCGAAGCTGGGGGCGCAAGCTGATGGAAACGCTCTACACCCCGATGATCGAGACGCTGTGGACCAAGCGGCGCATCCTTGAAGTTTATCTGAACGTGGCCGAGTTCGGCCCCGGCATCTTCGGCATCCGGGCGGGCGCCGCCCATCATTTCGGCCTGGCCCCCGACCGGCTGAGCGCCGCGCAGGCGGCGGCGCTGGCATCGGTCCTGCCCGCGCCCAAGCAGCGCCTTGCCCGGCCCGGCTCGGCCCGTGCGCGGGCGATCGCCGACGGGGCGGAAACCATCCGGCGGGACGGCCGCTCGGCCTGCTTCGAGGGAACGGGGCACTGA
- a CDS encoding DUF1269 domain-containing protein — translation MPQLIVIGFDRQQDAFALRQEFAAAQSEYLLKLEDAVVVTRPSEGEYQLHQALNLTAAGALGGTFWGGLIGLLFLNPLAGAAIGAGAGALSGSATDYGIPDDFIRQIGKTVPVGSGAVFILADEMNLDKLLPRIAHYGGSARVIKTSLSNEDEARLRETLSAPGWPARGVTSGSAGSAAP, via the coding sequence ATGCCCCAACTGATCGTCATCGGCTTTGACCGGCAGCAGGATGCCTTTGCCCTGCGCCAGGAATTCGCAGCGGCCCAATCGGAATACCTTCTCAAGCTTGAGGATGCCGTCGTCGTCACCCGCCCCAGCGAGGGTGAATACCAGCTGCACCAGGCATTGAACCTGACCGCGGCGGGCGCGCTTGGCGGCACCTTCTGGGGCGGGCTGATCGGGCTGTTGTTCCTCAACCCGCTGGCCGGGGCCGCGATCGGCGCCGGGGCGGGGGCGCTGTCAGGATCGGCAACAGATTATGGCATCCCGGATGATTTCATCCGCCAGATCGGCAAGACCGTGCCGGTCGGCAGCGGCGCCGTCTTCATCCTCGCCGACGAGATGAACCTCGACAAGCTGCTGCCGCGCATCGCCCATTACGGAGGCAGCGCGCGGGTGATCAAGACCTCGCTGTCGAACGAGGACGAGGCACGCCTGCGCGAAACCCTGTCCGCCCCAGGCTGGCCCGCCCGCGGCGTCACGTCCGGCAGCGCGGGTTCTGCGGCGCCCTGA
- a CDS encoding glycosyltransferase produces MAVVYSIFHRLGKGGGGKVRAVQHRLNAFAEMRGFDPVLLNLDHHIRQRLNFAALRRAGALHPAVTYASLPDACLGAAIKAGIGVFTDYPAGAATRARVSTGRNKGYDALGAVVTRTYQTGKDVSRITLMDDVPYQLNVARPDGSVVTTDFAAGRPIGRWRRLGGEFKGGTNLVTGTFHQMARMFEASLFELVDWTDAVVFFDGITSAYLAPFATPRSILFLHTDHRDPDGRINARARGLIEGYQGAAIVTATEVHRRRLEADLVPARPVEVLPHFIQIEAHPPVPRRHLVTVSRLDLAGKPIDQAIRAFAAIMDDFPGVDYLIHGDGAGEAQLKELIARLGCGHRVRLMGYTDAPLAVFRGALAAVCPTLTEGFGLSILEALSCGCPVISHDVDYGPREMIDGRNGLLVPPGDEAALAAAMRHVLADPAPFQQASAEGLERYSRPRYLENYRRLVLQVLHGAAAGPPAAAQDGPAGAQREPSAPGRLDHYAWHDSARAYRLDG; encoded by the coding sequence ATGGCTGTCGTTTATTCCATCTTTCATCGTCTGGGAAAGGGCGGGGGCGGCAAGGTCCGGGCGGTGCAGCACCGGCTCAATGCCTTTGCCGAGATGCGCGGCTTTGATCCGGTGCTGCTCAATCTCGATCACCATATCCGCCAGCGGCTGAACTTTGCCGCGCTGCGCCGTGCAGGCGCCCTGCATCCCGCCGTGACCTATGCCTCGCTGCCCGATGCCTGCCTGGGCGCGGCGATCAAGGCCGGCATCGGGGTCTTTACCGACTATCCCGCAGGCGCGGCGACCAGGGCCCGCGTCAGCACCGGGCGCAACAAGGGGTATGATGCCCTGGGCGCAGTCGTCACCAGAACCTACCAGACGGGCAAGGATGTCAGCCGGATCACCCTGATGGACGATGTGCCCTATCAGCTGAACGTCGCGCGGCCGGATGGATCGGTCGTCACGACCGATTTCGCCGCGGGCCGGCCGATCGGGCGCTGGCGCAGGCTGGGCGGCGAATTCAAGGGCGGCACCAACCTCGTGACCGGCACCTTCCACCAGATGGCCCGCATGTTCGAGGCGAGCCTGTTCGAGCTTGTGGACTGGACGGACGCGGTCGTTTTCTTCGATGGGATCACGTCGGCCTATCTGGCCCCCTTTGCCACGCCGCGCAGCATCCTGTTCCTCCATACCGATCACCGCGACCCCGACGGCAGGATCAATGCACGCGCCAGGGGTCTGATCGAAGGCTATCAGGGCGCCGCCATCGTGACCGCGACCGAGGTGCATCGCAGGCGCCTTGAGGCCGACCTGGTGCCCGCCCGCCCTGTCGAGGTGCTGCCGCACTTCATCCAGATCGAGGCGCACCCGCCCGTGCCGCGCAGGCATCTGGTCACCGTCTCGCGGCTGGACCTTGCCGGAAAGCCGATCGACCAGGCGATCCGGGCCTTTGCCGCGATCATGGATGATTTTCCCGGCGTCGATTACCTGATCCATGGCGACGGCGCGGGCGAGGCCCAGCTGAAGGAACTGATCGCCAGGCTGGGCTGCGGGCATCGGGTGCGGCTGATGGGCTATACCGATGCGCCGCTGGCCGTCTTTCGCGGGGCGCTGGCGGCGGTCTGCCCGACCTTGACCGAAGGGTTCGGGCTGTCCATCCTCGAGGCGCTTTCCTGCGGGTGCCCGGTGATCTCGCATGATGTGGATTATGGCCCCCGAGAGATGATCGACGGCCGGAACGGTCTGCTGGTGCCGCCGGGGGACGAGGCGGCGCTGGCGGCGGCGATGCGGCATGTGCTGGCCGATCCCGCCCCGTTCCAGCAGGCGAGCGCAGAGGGGCTGGAGCGCTACAGCCGCCCGCGATACCTGGAAAACTACAGACGGCTGGTCCTGCAGGTGCTGCACGGGGCCGCGGCAGGGCCGCCGGCCGCGGCGCAGGACGGCCCTGCGGGGGCGCAAAGAGAGCCATCTGCCCCCGGCAGGCTGGATCATTACGCCTGGCATGACAGCGCGCGGGCCTATCGGCTGGACGGCTGA